The proteins below are encoded in one region of Eubacterium sp. 1001713B170207_170306_E7:
- the fabZ gene encoding 3-hydroxyacyl-ACP dehydratase FabZ: MLLNSNQIQEIIPHRYPFLLVDQIIEMEGDHVVGVKCVTANEMQFMGHFPQQHVMPGVLVIEALAQAGAVLLLSKEENKGKIALFAGINKARIHRQVIPGDKLTLDVTFKGFRAGIGFADALATVDGEKAVKCELMFAVQQ; this comes from the coding sequence ATGCTGCTCAATTCTAATCAGATACAGGAAATCATTCCACACCGCTATCCCTTTTTACTGGTAGACCAGATCATTGAGATGGAGGGAGACCATGTGGTAGGCGTTAAATGTGTCACAGCCAATGAAATGCAGTTTATGGGGCATTTCCCGCAGCAGCATGTCATGCCCGGCGTTCTGGTCATTGAGGCGCTGGCGCAGGCGGGCGCGGTGCTGCTTTTGTCAAAAGAGGAAAACAAGGGCAAAATCGCGCTGTTTGCGGGCATCAACAAGGCTCGTATCCACCGCCAGGTCATTCCCGGAGACAAGCTGACCCTGGACGTCACCTTTAAGGGCTTCCGGGCAGGTATCGGCTTTGCCGACGCGCTGGCAACCGTCGATGGCGAAAAAGCCGTAAAGTGTGAGCTGATGTTCGCGGTTCAGCAGTAA
- the fabF gene encoding beta-ketoacyl-ACP synthase II, whose translation MRRVVITGMGIVCPIGNTLDETWESVRANRCGVGEITAFDTSDYKVKLAAEVKDLDTEQYFSKREMKFNERFTQFARIAAKQAYANAGLEESGLDRDRFGVIVGSGVGGLRKIEESTETLNSRGPGRVSPFFIPMAIVNLAPGNIAIDLQARGICSSSVTACASGTNSIGEAFHRIRFGYEDVIAAGGSESTITPLGIAGFQSMRALYSGDDPKRASIPFDKERSGFVMGEGAGILMLEELEHAKARGAKIYAEVVGYGTSCDAHHITAPLEDGSGAVKAMNNALKDGGLAVEAVDYINAHGTSTALNDKGETAAVKALFGGHAKELMISSTKSMTGHLLGGSGAVEAVITVKALQDGFVPATLNYQVPDPECDLNVVPNEGVKKDIRCAISNSFGFGGHNATLAFAKWED comes from the coding sequence ATGAGACGCGTTGTGATAACAGGCATGGGCATTGTCTGCCCGATTGGCAACACCCTTGACGAAACCTGGGAGAGCGTAAGGGCAAACCGCTGCGGCGTGGGAGAAATCACCGCCTTTGATACCAGCGACTATAAGGTTAAGCTGGCCGCAGAGGTTAAGGATCTGGACACAGAGCAGTATTTCAGCAAGCGGGAGATGAAGTTTAACGAACGCTTTACCCAGTTTGCCCGCATTGCGGCCAAGCAGGCCTATGCGAACGCGGGGCTGGAGGAATCCGGGCTTGACCGCGACCGCTTCGGCGTCATTGTGGGCTCAGGCGTCGGCGGACTGCGCAAGATTGAGGAATCCACCGAGACCCTGAACAGCCGTGGGCCGGGAAGGGTTTCGCCCTTCTTTATCCCCATGGCCATTGTCAATCTGGCGCCGGGCAACATTGCCATTGATCTGCAGGCAAGGGGTATCTGCTCCAGCAGTGTGACGGCCTGCGCCTCAGGCACCAATTCCATCGGGGAGGCCTTCCACCGCATTCGTTTCGGTTACGAGGATGTTATCGCGGCCGGCGGCAGCGAATCCACCATTACGCCCCTTGGCATTGCGGGTTTTCAGTCCATGCGCGCGCTTTACAGCGGCGACGACCCCAAACGCGCCTCCATCCCCTTTGATAAGGAGCGCAGCGGCTTCGTCATGGGTGAGGGCGCAGGTATCCTGATGCTGGAGGAGCTGGAGCACGCAAAGGCCAGAGGCGCGAAGATATACGCCGAGGTCGTGGGCTACGGCACCAGCTGTGACGCCCACCACATTACCGCGCCCCTTGAGGACGGCAGCGGCGCGGTGAAAGCCATGAATAATGCGCTGAAGGACGGAGGGCTGGCCGTTGAGGCTGTGGATTACATCAACGCCCACGGGACCAGCACAGCCTTGAACGATAAGGGTGAAACAGCCGCGGTCAAGGCGCTTTTCGGCGGTCATGCCAAAGAACTGATGATTTCCTCCACCAAGTCCATGACAGGCCATCTGCTGGGCGGCAGCGGGGCTGTGGAGGCCGTAATCACGGTCAAGGCGCTTCAGGACGGCTTTGTGCCGGCAACCCTGAATTATCAGGTGCCGGACCCGGAATGCGACCTGAACGTCGTGCCCAATGAGGGAGTGAAAAAGGACATTCGCTGTGCCATTTCCAATTCCTTTGGCTTTGGCGGACACAACGCGACCCTGGCGTTCGCGAAATGGGAGGACTAA
- a CDS encoding GHKL domain-containing protein, with translation MDKAIAVMESMVSSPLGLIYISILSDGWRFSKKVTRWLVLFFIALLFLADILIVFNVETTQSAKSSISIFNIIACGLFYFLIYRHLGGRMLFNFFSACLFIFISDTLSDSVFYSTAQIHVLIKLFVFLFIALLLYLFFRKPFLEVFRAIRGEWWWLMTIPVSLSFVFAMIIMLPGPLYQHPEMQPQALFMCVAVVCVYVAFYIVFRNMNRRNQIEKSYELLQMQMSFIEKHTATLQKMDEQVRMYRHDMRHYAQLINTCVTNRDWSSIQKVVDSMDTGLNATQNSGQLQIYTGEMIVDGVLSFFTEKLEKEQIDYTILLETPSEKRIDITEFSVMLSNAIENAWNACRAMDTGVQKSIRITGRQQHSQYFLEIDNTCANDVVFDGDGMPAGSKKGHGYGTQSIADFASRYHGFLKFTCADNCFRMRLILPCPKEN, from the coding sequence ACCCGCTGGCTGGTGCTGTTCTTCATTGCCCTCTTATTTCTTGCCGATATCCTCATTGTATTCAATGTTGAGACGACCCAGTCCGCAAAATCGTCGATCTCAATCTTTAACATTATCGCCTGCGGCCTCTTTTACTTCCTGATTTACAGGCACCTTGGCGGGCGGATGCTGTTCAATTTTTTCAGCGCCTGCCTGTTTATCTTTATCAGTGACACGCTGAGCGACAGTGTCTTTTACTCAACGGCTCAGATTCATGTCCTTATCAAGCTGTTTGTCTTTCTGTTTATCGCGCTGCTGCTGTACCTGTTTTTCAGGAAACCCTTCCTTGAGGTTTTCAGAGCTATCCGGGGTGAATGGTGGTGGCTTATGACGATTCCGGTGTCGCTCAGCTTTGTGTTCGCAATGATCATCATGCTCCCCGGCCCCTTATACCAGCATCCGGAAATGCAGCCGCAGGCCCTGTTTATGTGTGTGGCTGTCGTCTGTGTCTATGTCGCCTTCTATATTGTGTTCCGAAATATGAACCGCCGTAACCAGATTGAGAAAAGCTACGAGCTGCTCCAAATGCAGATGTCCTTTATCGAGAAGCACACTGCGACGCTCCAGAAAATGGATGAGCAGGTCAGAATGTACCGCCACGACATGCGCCATTATGCCCAGCTCATTAACACCTGTGTCACAAACCGGGACTGGTCCTCCATTCAGAAGGTGGTCGACTCGATGGACACTGGTCTTAATGCCACTCAGAACAGCGGCCAGCTCCAAATATATACCGGAGAGATGATCGTGGACGGGGTGCTTTCTTTTTTCACAGAGAAGCTGGAAAAGGAACAAATTGACTATACCATCCTGTTGGAGACGCCGTCTGAAAAGCGGATCGACATCACAGAGTTCTCTGTTATGCTGTCAAACGCCATCGAAAACGCCTGGAACGCCTGCCGGGCAATGGATACCGGCGTTCAAAAAAGCATCCGCATTACCGGCAGGCAGCAGCACTCCCAATACTTTCTGGAAATTGATAACACCTGCGCCAACGATGTGGTCTTTGACGGGGACGGAATGCCGGCCGGCTCGAAAAAAGGACACGGCTACGGCACCCAGAGCATCGCAGATTTCGCATCGCGCTATCATGGTTTCCTGAAGTTTACCTGTGCGGACAACTGCTTCCGGATGCGCCTGATTTTACCCTGTCCAAAGGAAAACTAG